From a single Candidatus Omnitrophota bacterium genomic region:
- a CDS encoding vitamin B12-dependent ribonucleotide reductase, giving the protein MEEKSGGKAALSESARKVLEKRYLKRDDDGKVIETPEELFHRVASNIATADKYYGKTDEQVARAEREFFDMMANLEFLPNSPTLMNAGRDLQQLSACFVLSIDDSMESIFGTIKDTALIHKSGGGTGFSFSRLRAKNSPVRSTGGISSGPVSFMKVFNSATQAVKQGGTRRGANMGILRVDHPDIIEFVTCKESDKEITNFNISVAITEDFIKRAIKGEDYDLIDPHTKKCVQKLNARKVLDLIIRMAWKNGEPGIVFIDRINRDNPTPKAGEIESTNPCGEQPLLPYESCNLGSINLARMISSGEIDWKKLGNTVIKAVHFLDNVIDMNCYPLKRIEDTTKSNRKIGLGVMGFADMLLMLGVSYDSENATQMAEKIMKFILETSQAASRNLAAERGAFQNFRGSIYDVPGARPLRNATLTTIAPTGTLSIIANCSSGIEPVFAISYIRNILDNTKFVEVHPYFEEVAEKRSFYSTELMNIIAEKGTVRGLDQVPEDAQKLFVTAHDIEAVWHIKMQAAFQKYTNNAVSKTVNLPTEATTEDVYSIYMLAYETGCKGVTIYRDKSREEQVLNISGSAAPDIKAPSETKIVPRPRPNVITGTTTKIATGCGNLYVTINVDEKSLPFELFTSMGKAGGCAMSQLEAIGRLVSLAFRSGIDTNSIIEQLRGIRCPSPSWEKGGRIFSCSDAIARVIERRMQDEKAKKAPETDTAAPQAGQNSAQIASEGSGGVAKARLPEGAMSGGQARLPGGAITGGQAVKSKTGNIVGVCPDCGSALWHVEGCMICKSCGYSKCG; this is encoded by the coding sequence ATGGAAGAGAAGAGCGGCGGAAAGGCGGCGTTGTCGGAAAGCGCCAGGAAGGTATTAGAGAAGAGGTACCTGAAAAGGGATGACGACGGTAAGGTCATAGAGACGCCCGAGGAGTTGTTCCACCGGGTAGCGTCGAACATAGCGACGGCCGATAAGTACTACGGAAAAACGGATGAGCAGGTCGCGCGCGCCGAGCGCGAATTTTTCGATATGATGGCTAACCTGGAATTCCTTCCGAATTCTCCCACGCTGATGAACGCGGGCAGGGATCTCCAGCAGTTATCGGCCTGTTTTGTCCTGTCCATAGATGACTCGATGGAGTCGATATTCGGGACGATCAAAGATACGGCCCTCATACATAAATCCGGCGGAGGCACCGGTTTTTCTTTTTCCAGGCTGCGCGCAAAAAATTCTCCGGTACGGTCAACGGGCGGCATATCAAGCGGTCCGGTATCTTTTATGAAGGTCTTCAATTCCGCGACCCAGGCGGTCAAGCAGGGCGGGACGCGCAGGGGCGCCAACATGGGCATCCTGAGGGTGGATCATCCGGATATAATCGAGTTCGTGACGTGTAAAGAGAGCGACAAGGAGATAACCAATTTTAATATCTCGGTGGCGATCACCGAGGATTTCATAAAGAGGGCCATAAAGGGTGAAGATTACGATCTCATCGATCCTCACACAAAGAAATGCGTGCAGAAATTGAACGCGAGGAAGGTGCTGGACCTGATAATAAGAATGGCATGGAAGAACGGTGAGCCGGGGATAGTCTTTATAGACAGGATCAACAGGGATAACCCGACGCCGAAGGCGGGTGAGATAGAATCGACCAATCCTTGCGGGGAACAGCCTCTTCTTCCGTATGAAAGCTGCAATCTGGGATCCATAAATTTAGCCAGGATGATATCCTCCGGCGAGATAGATTGGAAAAAGCTGGGAAATACCGTAATAAAGGCTGTCCACTTCCTTGACAATGTCATAGACATGAACTGCTATCCCCTGAAGAGGATAGAGGATACGACCAAATCGAATCGTAAGATCGGCCTCGGCGTAATGGGTTTCGCCGACATGCTCCTGATGTTAGGGGTGAGCTACGATTCGGAGAACGCTACACAGATGGCTGAAAAGATAATGAAGTTCATACTGGAGACTTCGCAGGCCGCTTCCCGGAACCTGGCCGCAGAGAGAGGGGCTTTCCAGAATTTCCGCGGAAGCATATACGATGTGCCGGGCGCGAGGCCGCTCAGGAACGCAACGCTTACGACTATAGCGCCGACAGGGACTTTATCTATCATTGCCAATTGTTCCAGCGGTATAGAGCCTGTATTCGCTATTTCCTACATAAGGAACATACTGGACAATACGAAATTCGTGGAAGTCCATCCTTATTTTGAAGAAGTAGCCGAAAAGAGGTCCTTCTATTCAACGGAACTTATGAATATTATCGCGGAAAAGGGAACTGTCAGGGGACTCGACCAGGTGCCGGAAGACGCCCAGAAGCTTTTTGTTACGGCTCATGACATAGAAGCCGTCTGGCATATAAAGATGCAGGCGGCTTTCCAGAAGTACACGAATAACGCGGTATCAAAGACAGTCAATCTTCCCACCGAAGCTACCACGGAGGACGTCTACTCTATATATATGCTGGCATATGAAACCGGCTGCAAAGGCGTGACTATTTACAGGGATAAATCCAGGGAAGAGCAGGTATTGAATATATCCGGATCAGCTGCGCCTGATATAAAAGCGCCTTCCGAAACGAAGATAGTGCCGCGGCCAAGGCCTAATGTCATAACCGGCACTACGACCAAGATAGCTACAGGATGCGGAAATCTCTATGTCACGATAAATGTAGATGAAAAGAGCCTGCCGTTTGAGCTCTTTACCTCCATGGGTAAGGCCGGCGGATGCGCGATGAGCCAACTCGAGGCTATCGGAAGGCTCGTTTCTCTGGCCTTCAGGAGCGGGATAGATACGAATTCCATCATCGAGCAGCTTCGCGGGATAAGGTGCCCGTCGCCCAGCTGGGAAAAAGGCGGCAGGATATTCTCCTGCAGCGACGCCATAGCGCGCGTTATAGAGAGAAGGATGCAGGATGAGAAGGCTAAAAAGGCGCCTGAGACCGATACTGCGGCGCCGCAAGCAGGCCAAAATAGCGCCCAGATAGCGTCCGAAGGGTCCGGAGGAGTGGCAAAGGCCCGCCTGCCCGAGGGGGCAATGTCAGGCGGGCAGGCCCGCCTGCCCGGTGGGGCGATTACAGGCGGGCAGGCCGTAAAATCCAAGACCGGTAATATAGTCGGCGTATGTCCGGACTGCGGAAGCGCCTTATGGCATGTCGAAGGGTGTATGATCTGCAAGTCCTGCGGTTATTCAAAGTGCGGATAA
- a CDS encoding glycosyltransferase family 2 protein: protein MRNDKFYKRLFEIIPGLLTWTTLITLFALAFVRPVWVAIFVITFDLYWVIRVCYLTTLLVFAYRRMEKEKKIDWIGQCNNIQKVNGIEYNSIYQAILFPAYKEGPDILTASISALEKANYPKERMTVVLSIEERAGQEVWDNAVLLKDKYKDVFLGFLVTRHPDNIPGEVKVKGANASWGARALKDYLDSKNIGYENVIISCFDADTCVEKEYFGCLTYHYLVNPDRTRSSYQPIPVYNNNIWHARSIARILELGSSFMQMIETMRLEKFVTFSSHSMSFKTLVDVGYWPVDMISDDSVIYWKCFLYFDGDYSVIPLYVTVSMDVATAKGIVPTIIKQYKQKRRWAWGVENFPYVMMGFMDNKKIPLIKKIRRAFNILESHYTWAIWAIIITFIAPLPLIFGGGLFRQTAIGYNLPSVSAALFRVSLFTIFVCIFITIRLLPPRPKDVKPEKRLIMIIQWFFAPLFVAVLGSTPAVDAQTRLMLGKYMQFYVTEKTRKK from the coding sequence ATGAGAAACGATAAGTTTTATAAGCGCCTCTTCGAGATAATACCTGGTTTGTTGACATGGACGACGCTCATTACCCTGTTTGCGCTTGCTTTCGTAAGGCCTGTGTGGGTGGCCATCTTCGTCATCACGTTCGACCTGTACTGGGTCATAAGGGTATGTTATCTGACAACGCTACTGGTCTTCGCGTACCGCAGGATGGAAAAAGAGAAGAAGATAGACTGGATCGGCCAGTGCAATAACATACAGAAGGTGAACGGGATAGAATATAATAGTATTTATCAGGCAATCCTCTTTCCGGCATATAAAGAAGGGCCGGATATATTGACGGCGTCCATATCGGCGCTCGAGAAAGCAAATTATCCCAAAGAGAGGATGACCGTGGTATTGAGCATAGAGGAAAGGGCCGGCCAGGAGGTATGGGATAATGCCGTTTTGTTGAAGGATAAGTATAAAGACGTCTTTTTGGGATTCCTGGTAACAAGACACCCCGATAATATACCGGGCGAGGTTAAGGTCAAAGGCGCTAACGCGTCATGGGGCGCCAGGGCGCTTAAGGATTATCTGGACTCCAAAAATATAGGTTATGAGAATGTCATAATATCCTGTTTTGACGCCGATACGTGCGTGGAGAAAGAATATTTCGGATGCCTTACTTATCATTACCTTGTCAACCCCGACAGGACGCGTTCGAGCTACCAGCCGATACCGGTTTACAACAATAATATCTGGCATGCCCGGTCGATAGCGCGCATCCTTGAGCTCGGATCGAGTTTTATGCAGATGATAGAGACTATGAGGCTGGAGAAGTTCGTCACTTTTTCAAGCCACAGCATGAGCTTCAAGACATTGGTTGACGTCGGGTATTGGCCGGTCGATATGATATCCGATGATTCGGTGATTTACTGGAAGTGCTTCCTGTATTTTGACGGGGATTATTCCGTTATACCTCTATACGTGACGGTATCGATGGATGTGGCTACCGCGAAAGGCATAGTGCCTACCATAATAAAACAGTATAAACAAAAACGGCGCTGGGCATGGGGCGTCGAGAATTTCCCTTATGTGATGATGGGCTTTATGGATAACAAGAAGATACCCTTGATAAAGAAGATAAGGCGCGCGTTCAATATCCTCGAGAGCCACTATACGTGGGCGATATGGGCTATAATCATAACGTTCATAGCGCCGCTCCCGCTGATCTTCGGGGGCGGGCTTTTCAGGCAGACGGCGATTGGATATAACCTTCCCAGCGTCTCTGCCGCGCTCTTCAGAGTGTCGCTCTTTACGATCTTTGTCTGCATATTCATAACGATAAGGTTGCTGCCTCCCCGGCCTAAGGATGTGAAGCCCGAAAAGAGGCTCATCATGATAATCCAGTGGTTCTTCGCGCCGCTCTTCGTGGCCGTCCTCGGCTCGACTCCCGCGGTGGACGCGCAGACGCGCCTGATGCTGGGCAAGTATATGCAGTTCTACGTAACCGAGAAGACCCGCAAGAAATAA
- a CDS encoding PEGA domain-containing protein, with translation MKKSDRLKRMVAFYLSVVLFFVTLPILLSYSLGYHIDYNALKVYKTGILYINSHPAGASVYVNGKLHPSLTPTQVEELKPGNYRVEVRREDFYPWERELAVRPNMVTKADRIVLFPVTQDVKKVGNRETFNFVAYDKNNIYYMNGKGLFKSSIDGTVSSRISRYSNWPDRIIAKKFSPDSDKFLYYTERAISVVYLDLDKTLYGKGSDAARVEEVMTTTEPIRDVFWYSGSGYIIVITESDIKVVELRGGEKRNIITLYKFNKRPQGLFYDRSADSLYFTDISKDSGKSHLYRLDLRQTFLDSLKQFLMKKEDETQDEKR, from the coding sequence GTGAAAAAAAGCGACAGATTGAAGAGGATGGTGGCGTTTTACCTGTCGGTCGTCCTGTTTTTTGTGACGCTTCCTATATTATTATCGTATTCGCTGGGCTATCACATAGATTACAACGCGCTTAAAGTATATAAGACCGGTATACTTTATATTAATAGCCATCCTGCGGGCGCTTCCGTATATGTTAACGGCAAACTTCACCCGTCCCTTACCCCTACCCAGGTGGAAGAGCTGAAGCCCGGCAATTACCGTGTAGAGGTAAGGCGGGAAGATTTTTATCCGTGGGAAAGAGAGCTTGCGGTAAGGCCTAATATGGTGACCAAGGCGGACAGGATAGTCCTCTTCCCGGTCACGCAGGATGTAAAGAAGGTAGGTAACCGCGAGACATTCAATTTTGTCGCGTATGACAAGAACAATATCTATTATATGAACGGTAAAGGGCTCTTCAAATCGAGCATCGACGGGACCGTTTCAAGCAGGATATCCCGGTATTCAAACTGGCCGGACAGGATAATAGCAAAAAAATTCTCTCCTGACAGCGACAAATTCCTGTATTATACAGAAAGGGCTATTTCGGTCGTATACCTTGACCTGGACAAGACGCTCTACGGAAAGGGAAGCGACGCCGCGCGCGTCGAAGAGGTCATGACCACGACAGAACCGATCAGGGACGTCTTCTGGTATTCCGGCTCCGGATATATTATAGTGATCACCGAAAGCGATATAAAGGTGGTAGAACTCAGGGGCGGAGAGAAACGTAATATAATAACGCTTTATAAATTCAATAAAAGGCCCCAGGGACTTTTTTATGACAGAAGCGCCGACTCCCTTTATTTTACGGATATAAGCAAAGATTCAGGTAAGAGCCATCTTTACAGGCTTGACCTGCGGCAGACGTTTCTGGATTCCTTGAAGCAGTTCTTAATGAAAAAGGAAGATGAGACCCAGGATGAGAAACGATAA
- the rlmN gene encoding 23S rRNA (adenine(2503)-C(2))-methyltransferase RlmN, which yields MDKIRENIKDLSKAELAARLKKMAAEPYRANQIFRHLYITGVKSFDGMTDMPEALRKWLKEEFRITHPAMADSRRSSLDGTTKYLLKLDDGNTIETVFLPDGNRATACLSSQVGCKYGCSFCASAGLGFIRNLAQSEILDEVIFLREKNPDPPITNLVFMGIGEPMDNFDNVMSSIRVFNDKVAFNIGARRMTISTCGIIPGIERLKGEGLQVELSVSLHSADDSVRSKLVPVNKKYPLKDLMRACVDYIEKTGRVITFEYVLIKDVNSSAQDALSLAKLLKGVKCKVNTISHNRTAAGIGQPSGREAKDFVNILKQNGINATHRKSRGEDIDAGCGQLRISTLHLQRKDKQGEEGA from the coding sequence ATGGATAAAATACGTGAAAATATAAAAGACCTGTCTAAGGCTGAGCTTGCGGCCAGGTTAAAAAAAATGGCTGCGGAGCCTTACAGGGCTAACCAGATATTCAGGCATCTATATATAACGGGCGTGAAGTCTTTCGACGGGATGACCGATATGCCGGAAGCCTTGCGCAAGTGGCTGAAAGAGGAGTTCCGTATAACGCATCCCGCGATGGCGGACTCGAGACGTTCTTCGCTGGATGGCACTACAAAATATCTGCTGAAACTTGACGATGGAAACACGATAGAGACGGTGTTTTTACCGGACGGTAATAGGGCCACAGCCTGCCTGTCATCGCAAGTCGGCTGCAAATACGGCTGCAGTTTTTGCGCCAGCGCCGGCCTGGGTTTTATACGTAACCTTGCGCAATCGGAGATACTCGACGAAGTAATATTTTTGAGAGAGAAGAACCCCGATCCTCCGATCACGAATCTCGTATTCATGGGCATAGGCGAACCCATGGATAATTTTGATAATGTGATGAGCTCGATCAGGGTCTTTAACGACAAGGTCGCTTTCAACATAGGGGCAAGGAGGATGACCATATCGACCTGCGGGATAATCCCGGGGATAGAAAGGCTGAAGGGCGAGGGACTTCAAGTAGAGCTCTCAGTCTCCCTGCATTCAGCCGATGACAGTGTGAGGTCGAAGCTCGTGCCAGTTAATAAAAAATATCCGTTAAAAGACCTCATGAGGGCTTGCGTGGATTACATCGAAAAGACGGGCCGGGTCATCACGTTTGAATATGTTCTGATAAAAGACGTCAACAGCTCCGCGCAGGATGCCCTCAGCCTCGCAAAATTGTTAAAGGGAGTTAAGTGCAAGGTGAACACCATATCTCATAACCGGACGGCGGCGGGGATCGGCCAGCCTTCGGGCAGGGAAGCGAAAGATTTTGTCAATATATTGAAACAAAACGGCATAAATGCCACTCACCGCAAATCGAGAGGCGAAGATATAGACGCCGGATGCGGCCAACTCAGGATATCCACCCTGCACCTTCAAAGGAAGGATAAGCAGGGGGAAGAAGGTGCTTAG
- a CDS encoding EamA family transporter — protein MGKVTLKVFLLIVMTDINESIAQLFLKKGLVNTGVTSVTFQNMAEFFLKVFSSPLVWLGILVFLVNLLLWLTVLSRVDLSVASPVGSTSYIFVPILAVCFLHETINPLRWAGIVLIIAGIHFVSRSTHTKEDGGT, from the coding sequence ATGGGTAAGGTAACGCTCAAGGTCTTTCTTTTAATAGTAATGACGGACATCAATGAGTCCATTGCCCAGCTCTTCCTCAAAAAAGGTCTTGTTAATACCGGCGTTACGTCTGTAACGTTCCAGAACATGGCCGAATTCTTCTTAAAGGTATTCTCTTCTCCCCTTGTGTGGCTCGGCATACTGGTATTCCTTGTCAATTTATTGCTATGGTTGACCGTATTATCCCGCGTGGACCTTAGCGTAGCCTCTCCGGTCGGGAGCACAAGCTATATATTCGTTCCTATCCTGGCGGTATGCTTCCTCCACGAGACGATAAACCCCCTGCGTTGGGCCGGCATCGTATTGATAATAGCCGGGATCCATTTCGTATCCAGGAGCACTCACACGAAAGAAGACGGCGGTACATGA
- a CDS encoding EamA family transporter, whose protein sequence is MIKLKIVMLILLAEFWGVAGQIFYKKSVNSIETPNLRDIKSYVKFLKSVLAAPATWIGFSFITVGFLVWFLVLAQADLSLAFPIDSMQYVLTLVAAHIFLGEKVNRLKLTGTILVMGGILLVAIS, encoded by the coding sequence ATGATCAAGTTGAAGATAGTTATGCTGATATTGCTCGCGGAATTTTGGGGAGTCGCAGGGCAGATATTCTACAAGAAGAGCGTAAACTCCATAGAGACGCCTAATCTGCGCGATATTAAATCCTATGTAAAATTTCTCAAGAGTGTGCTGGCCGCGCCCGCTACGTGGATAGGTTTTTCTTTTATAACGGTCGGCTTCCTCGTATGGTTCCTGGTCCTGGCGCAGGCCGACCTCAGCCTTGCCTTCCCTATTGACAGCATGCAGTATGTGCTCACCCTGGTAGCCGCCCATATCTTCCTGGGGGAGAAAGTGAACCGCCTCAAGCTTACAGGCACCATACTCGTCATGGGCGGGATATTGCTGGTCGCTATAAGCTGA
- a CDS encoding aminotransferase class III-fold pyridoxal phosphate-dependent enzyme, protein MTEGELLKMEAKYCSWGDTVHYVDKPNIFARAQGSYLYDREGVEFLDLQMIYSAVNFGYGNERFNLALRAQIDRLPQLACQYLHEEKIRLAASIGERMERVFEEKGRVHFNVGGAQALEDSLKLVRRSSGRSLMFAFMGGYHGRTLGASAITSSFRYREYYGHFGERALFIPFPYCFRCFYGQKRETCKMYCLKQFEKLFESEYYGVVDKKTRVCEFAAFYVEAVQGTGGYTIPPAEYFPGLKKVLDDYKILMVDDEIQMGFFRTGKFWAIENFDVTPDIVVFGKALTNGMNPISGIWAKEKLISPKAFPPGSTHSTFSSNPQGTALGLEVMRLLSESDFAAEVPKKGKYFVSRLKSLQKKYPQVIGDVDGLGMALRIEMCQKDGYTPNKELTDAIEQIGLGGRLTAGGKRRGLILDVGGYYKNVFTLAPSLYITQKEIDLGVDLFEEALQKALKKV, encoded by the coding sequence ATGACCGAGGGCGAGCTTCTGAAGATGGAGGCGAAATATTGCTCATGGGGGGATACGGTCCATTACGTCGACAAGCCCAACATATTCGCGCGCGCTCAGGGCAGCTATCTATATGACAGGGAGGGCGTCGAGTTCCTCGATCTACAGATGATCTACTCCGCGGTGAATTTCGGATACGGCAACGAACGTTTCAACCTCGCCCTCAGGGCGCAGATAGACCGCCTTCCTCAGCTCGCCTGCCAGTATCTCCATGAAGAGAAGATTCGTCTTGCGGCAAGCATAGGGGAGAGGATGGAGCGCGTATTTGAAGAGAAGGGCAGGGTCCATTTCAATGTGGGCGGCGCCCAGGCGCTTGAGGATTCCCTGAAGCTTGTCAGGCGCAGTTCCGGCAGATCCCTGATGTTCGCGTTCATGGGCGGATATCACGGCAGGACGCTCGGCGCGTCCGCCATCACATCCAGTTTCAGATATAGGGAGTATTACGGCCATTTCGGGGAAAGGGCTCTATTCATACCTTTCCCTTATTGTTTCAGGTGTTTCTACGGACAGAAGAGAGAGACGTGCAAGATGTACTGCCTGAAACAGTTCGAGAAATTGTTCGAATCAGAATATTACGGGGTAGTCGATAAGAAGACGCGCGTATGCGAATTTGCCGCGTTCTACGTTGAAGCGGTCCAGGGGACCGGCGGTTATACAATACCTCCGGCCGAATATTTCCCGGGGTTAAAGAAGGTGCTCGATGATTACAAGATTCTGATGGTCGACGATGAGATACAGATGGGCTTCTTCAGGACCGGGAAGTTTTGGGCAATTGAGAATTTCGACGTCACTCCGGATATAGTGGTATTCGGCAAGGCTCTTACCAACGGCATGAACCCGATATCCGGCATATGGGCCAAAGAGAAACTGATATCTCCTAAGGCTTTTCCTCCGGGGTCTACCCATTCTACGTTCTCTTCAAATCCGCAGGGCACTGCTTTAGGCTTAGAGGTGATGAGACTGCTGTCGGAGTCGGATTTTGCCGCAGAAGTGCCGAAGAAAGGCAAATATTTCGTGTCGCGCCTGAAGAGCCTGCAGAAGAAGTATCCGCAAGTTATTGGTGATGTAGACGGCCTGGGTATGGCGCTCAGGATAGAGATGTGCCAGAAGGACGGGTATACGCCTAATAAGGAGTTGACGGACGCGATAGAGCAGATAGGCCTGGGCGGGAGGCTGACTGCCGGCGGCAAGAGGCGCGGGCTAATATTGGACGTGGGCGGTTATTATAAGAACGTTTTTACGCTGGCGCCTTCGTTATATATTACGCAAAAAGAGATCGACCTTGGAGTGGATCTGTTCGAGGAAGCGCTGCAAAAAGCACTGAAGAAGGTTTAA
- a CDS encoding MtnX-like HAD-IB family phosphatase has product MNKPTVFFDFDNTITTKDVLDGLIERYSSDDRWVELEKKWKNGEIGSRDCLKGQMEGVRVTKEALDDYIGTVEIDPYFNKLIKFFDSKKIRTMIVSDNFDYILNAVLRKNGIKDVPVYSNRLRMSKDRLIPSFPLNNKRCGDCAHCKKTTLVKKFKKGSVSVYIGDGLSDVCASKEADIVFAKGYLMKHFSEEKLPHVPFKNLKDIYEYFKRRMP; this is encoded by the coding sequence ATGAATAAACCTACCGTGTTTTTCGATTTCGATAATACTATCACCACAAAAGATGTGTTGGACGGCCTCATTGAACGGTATTCCAGCGATGACCGTTGGGTTGAGCTCGAGAAGAAGTGGAAGAATGGGGAGATCGGCTCAAGGGATTGCCTAAAGGGGCAGATGGAGGGCGTCAGGGTAACGAAAGAAGCCCTGGATGACTATATAGGCACCGTTGAGATCGATCCTTATTTTAACAAGCTGATCAAGTTCTTCGACTCAAAAAAGATCAGGACGATGATCGTAAGCGACAATTTTGATTATATCCTGAACGCTGTATTGCGCAAGAACGGCATAAAAGATGTGCCGGTTTATTCAAACAGGTTAAGGATGTCCAAAGACAGGCTGATACCGTCTTTCCCGCTGAATAATAAAAGGTGCGGTGATTGCGCCCATTGCAAAAAGACAACGCTGGTGAAAAAATTCAAAAAAGGCTCGGTTTCGGTTTATATAGGCGACGGGTTGTCCGATGTATGCGCGTCCAAAGAGGCGGATATCGTCTTCGCTAAAGGATACCTGATGAAGCATTTCAGCGAAGAGAAGCTGCCGCATGTTCCTTTCAAGAACCTGAAAGACATTTATGAATATTTTAAAAGGAGAATGCCATGA
- the malQ gene encoding 4-alpha-glucanotransferase, with amino-acid sequence MTKNTWNKAGTQKRAGILAPLFSVYSKNSIGIGDFDDLKLLIEFCHKSGCSILQLLPMNETGSTFCPYDAVSSFALEPMYISLVALPGASDKTIQAKIEAARKANPSGQKHVDYKIKDEKIKLLRHIYSAQGAGDAKDLKKFSDHNAYWLDDFALFKVLKEFHKGKPWYEWEERYKEHDGRELAIFAKKHGKEVDFQKWSQWVAYRQFAEARSCAGSKNVLMCGDLPILISRDSADVWSHPEFFKLDFAAGAPPDMYCAKGQRWGMPTYDWDKISADSYTYLKEKLKFAENFYDILRVDHVVGLFRIWSIPYNDPQENEGLNGVFDPSDEHLWKEHGVSILSVMCGNTRMLLCAEDLGMIPKACPETLKEFAIPGNEVQRWTKDWVKTHDFLDPEEYREMSVAMLSTHDTTNWAAWWENEAGTVDQPLFIRKSLDRNIDYSAAQDRLFDPVRSKHGRLRWLDSIRSVDLLVGILGKRPEELRDFIEMYENTYEEKEKLWQRFKLKGSMKEKSSPDTIAAALKITLSSRSIFCIELIMDYLNMAGLYKGDLYAYRVNRPGTISKDNWSLTIPLYLEELLKHGVCKEIKEMVSVSGRC; translated from the coding sequence ATGACAAAAAATACCTGGAATAAGGCTGGGACGCAGAAGAGGGCCGGTATACTGGCGCCTCTTTTTTCGGTATATTCGAAGAACAGCATCGGCATCGGCGACTTCGATGATCTGAAACTCCTGATTGAATTCTGCCATAAGTCGGGCTGCTCTATACTTCAGTTGCTGCCGATGAACGAAACGGGATCGACCTTTTGCCCTTACGACGCGGTGAGCTCTTTTGCGCTTGAGCCGATGTACATATCTTTAGTCGCTCTCCCGGGGGCGAGCGACAAAACCATCCAAGCTAAAATAGAGGCTGCAAGAAAGGCCAATCCTTCCGGGCAAAAGCATGTCGATTATAAGATCAAAGATGAAAAGATAAAACTCCTGCGGCATATATATTCGGCGCAAGGGGCCGGAGACGCTAAAGATCTTAAAAAATTCTCGGATCATAACGCATATTGGCTTGACGATTTTGCCCTATTTAAGGTCCTGAAAGAGTTCCATAAGGGTAAGCCATGGTATGAATGGGAAGAGCGTTATAAAGAACATGATGGCCGCGAGCTTGCTATATTCGCAAAAAAACATGGAAAAGAGGTCGATTTCCAGAAGTGGTCTCAATGGGTCGCATATAGACAATTTGCCGAAGCCAGGTCATGCGCCGGCTCTAAGAACGTCCTGATGTGCGGCGACCTGCCCATACTGATATCGAGGGACAGCGCGGATGTCTGGTCCCACCCGGAATTTTTCAAGTTGGATTTTGCGGCAGGCGCGCCGCCGGATATGTATTGCGCCAAAGGGCAGAGGTGGGGGATGCCGACGTATGACTGGGACAAGATATCGGCGGACAGCTACACATATCTTAAAGAGAAACTCAAATTCGCGGAGAATTTTTACGATATATTGAGAGTGGACCATGTGGTCGGCCTTTTCCGTATATGGAGTATCCCGTATAACGATCCGCAGGAGAATGAGGGGCTTAATGGCGTATTTGATCCCTCCGATGAGCACCTGTGGAAGGAACACGGCGTATCTATCCTGTCGGTGATGTGCGGGAATACCAGGATGCTCCTATGCGCCGAAGACCTCGGCATGATACCCAAGGCATGCCCTGAAACGCTTAAAGAGTTCGCTATTCCCGGCAATGAAGTCCAGCGCTGGACGAAAGACTGGGTAAAGACGCATGATTTCCTTGATCCTGAAGAATATCGTGAGATGTCCGTAGCGATGTTGTCTACCCACGATACGACGAACTGGGCAGCGTGGTGGGAAAATGAGGCAGGAACCGTAGATCAACCGCTATTCATAAGAAAATCGCTCGACCGTAATATAGATTACTCAGCCGCGCAGGACAGGCTTTTCGATCCTGTCCGGTCCAAACACGGCAGGTTAAGATGGCTCGACAGTATAAGATCGGTAGATTTGTTAGTAGGGATTCTGGGCAAAAGGCCGGAAGAGTTAAGGGATTTTATAGAGATGTATGAGAACACGTATGAAGAGAAAGAGAAGTTATGGCAGCGCTTTAAGCTTAAAGGGTCAATGAAGGAAAAATCCAGCCCTGACACAATTGCCGCTGCCTTAAAGATAACACTTAGCTCCCGCTCGATCTTCTGCATTGAGCTTATTATGGATTATCTTAACATGGCTGGCCTGTATAAAGGGGATCTATACGCTTACAGGGTAAACCGTCCCGGGACCATATCCAAAGACAATTGGTCTCTTACGATCCCCTTATACTTGGAAGAGCTTTTAAAGCATGGTGTTTGTAAAGAGATAAAAGAGATGGTTTCGGTTTCAGGCAGGTGTTGA